Proteins encoded together in one Opisthocomus hoazin isolate bOpiHoa1 chromosome 27, bOpiHoa1.hap1, whole genome shotgun sequence window:
- the HAUS8 gene encoding HAUS augmin-like complex subunit 8 isoform X1, translated as MAAEAAGGMSALARDSGTTVADQKVTKNKRKGGRIVSSRYLQHDNKDAKKVISSNSFSTSTAIPSSASKPRSVVPQKSRTSAGVVSSSLNQSGFEKDNLQSTLLDGDKVSRPDLDLSAINGKTVCKKTPGSNFACKGDEETEQETKEGEEDSDAEMEELESQTLLLTYLRVKAGKNLAKLEEKAEKNLLMLCEEKERQQEKLCQLKREILLKEKEQKLDDALDKQMEVLPPLVAVCEQFKEQYKSFAVSLDATRHELPIKNIHIEGDTLTYLDELQKQLTITQELLTEVTPSYSEEGAKAFRVLKELKEVSHKLDEELQRSFTQVQNLSFEVSKEVSLHNQRICEENHGLDVVKHWYFN; from the exons ATGGCGGCTGAGGCGGCGGGCGG GATGTCCGCGCTGGCGAGAGACTCCGGTACTACGGTGGCGGACCAAAAAGTGACGAAGAATAAGCGGAAAG GAGGAAGAATCGTGAGTTCTCGCTACCTGCAGCACGATAACAAAGATGCCAAGAAG GTTATTTCATCAAATTCCTTTTCAACGTCTACTGCTATACCATCTTCTGCAAGTAAACCAAGATCAGTTGTTCCTCAGAAAAGCAGAACTTCTGCTG GTGTTGTCTCCAGCTCATTAAATCAGAGTGGTTTTGAGAAAGATAACTTGCAGTCCACTTTGTTAGATGGAGATAAAGTTAGTCGACCAGATCTTGATCTTTCAGCTATTAATG GTAAAACTGTCTGCAAAAAGACTCCTGGTTCAAACTTTGCTTGCAAAGGAGATGAAGAGACAGAACAAGAAACCAAAGAAGGG GAAGAGGATTCTGATGCTGAGATGGAAGAGCTGGAATCTCAGACGCTGCTTTTAACTTACCTAAGAGTAAAG GCTGGAAAAAATCTCGCCAAgctggaggagaaagcagaaaaaaacttgTTAATGTTGTGTGAAGAAAAGGAGAGACAACAGGAGAAACTCTGTCAGTTGAAGCGTGAAATTCTGCtcaaagagaaagaacagaaacttGATGATGCATTAGACAAACAG ATGGAAGTACTTCCTCCCCTTGTTGCTGTTTGTGAACAGTTTAAAGAGCAATATAAAAGCTTCGCAGTTTCCCTGGATGCCACTAGGCATGAATTACCCATCAAGAATATTCACATAGAAGGAGATACGCTAACATACCTTG ATGAACTTCAAAAGCAGTTAACTATCACACAGGAACTTTTGACAGAAGTTACACCAAGCTACTCAGAAGAAGGTGCAAAAGCATTCAGAGTACTGAAAGAGCTTAAAGAAGTGTCTCACAAACTGGATGAAGAGCTTCAAAG GAGCTTCACACAAGTCCAGAACCTGTCGTTTGAAGTCAGTAAAGAAGTTTCTCTGCATAACCAAAGAATATGTGAAGAGAATCATGGACTAGATGTTGTGAAACACTGGTACTTCAACTAA
- the HAUS8 gene encoding HAUS augmin-like complex subunit 8 isoform X2 has product MSALARDSGTTVADQKVTKNKRKGGRIVSSRYLQHDNKDAKKVISSNSFSTSTAIPSSASKPRSVVPQKSRTSAGVVSSSLNQSGFEKDNLQSTLLDGDKVSRPDLDLSAINGKTVCKKTPGSNFACKGDEETEQETKEGEEDSDAEMEELESQTLLLTYLRVKAGKNLAKLEEKAEKNLLMLCEEKERQQEKLCQLKREILLKEKEQKLDDALDKQMEVLPPLVAVCEQFKEQYKSFAVSLDATRHELPIKNIHIEGDTLTYLDELQKQLTITQELLTEVTPSYSEEGAKAFRVLKELKEVSHKLDEELQRSFTQVQNLSFEVSKEVSLHNQRICEENHGLDVVKHWYFN; this is encoded by the exons ATGTCCGCGCTGGCGAGAGACTCCGGTACTACGGTGGCGGACCAAAAAGTGACGAAGAATAAGCGGAAAG GAGGAAGAATCGTGAGTTCTCGCTACCTGCAGCACGATAACAAAGATGCCAAGAAG GTTATTTCATCAAATTCCTTTTCAACGTCTACTGCTATACCATCTTCTGCAAGTAAACCAAGATCAGTTGTTCCTCAGAAAAGCAGAACTTCTGCTG GTGTTGTCTCCAGCTCATTAAATCAGAGTGGTTTTGAGAAAGATAACTTGCAGTCCACTTTGTTAGATGGAGATAAAGTTAGTCGACCAGATCTTGATCTTTCAGCTATTAATG GTAAAACTGTCTGCAAAAAGACTCCTGGTTCAAACTTTGCTTGCAAAGGAGATGAAGAGACAGAACAAGAAACCAAAGAAGGG GAAGAGGATTCTGATGCTGAGATGGAAGAGCTGGAATCTCAGACGCTGCTTTTAACTTACCTAAGAGTAAAG GCTGGAAAAAATCTCGCCAAgctggaggagaaagcagaaaaaaacttgTTAATGTTGTGTGAAGAAAAGGAGAGACAACAGGAGAAACTCTGTCAGTTGAAGCGTGAAATTCTGCtcaaagagaaagaacagaaacttGATGATGCATTAGACAAACAG ATGGAAGTACTTCCTCCCCTTGTTGCTGTTTGTGAACAGTTTAAAGAGCAATATAAAAGCTTCGCAGTTTCCCTGGATGCCACTAGGCATGAATTACCCATCAAGAATATTCACATAGAAGGAGATACGCTAACATACCTTG ATGAACTTCAAAAGCAGTTAACTATCACACAGGAACTTTTGACAGAAGTTACACCAAGCTACTCAGAAGAAGGTGCAAAAGCATTCAGAGTACTGAAAGAGCTTAAAGAAGTGTCTCACAAACTGGATGAAGAGCTTCAAAG GAGCTTCACACAAGTCCAGAACCTGTCGTTTGAAGTCAGTAAAGAAGTTTCTCTGCATAACCAAAGAATATGTGAAGAGAATCATGGACTAGATGTTGTGAAACACTGGTACTTCAACTAA